From the Lathyrus oleraceus cultivar Zhongwan6 chromosome 4, CAAS_Psat_ZW6_1.0, whole genome shotgun sequence genome, one window contains:
- the LOC127135938 gene encoding uncharacterized protein LOC127135938: MIVMIDIGAKHLFVSLDCVNKLNLEVSYMIENMVIDTPINGSVTTSLVCLNCPLTIYSKDFGVDLICLPLSELYVILGMNWLEFNRVYINCFDKTMLFPELEQSTYSRFMSARQAEMSLREYDQVLVIFASLRIESNILASVMPMVCEFPDVFPEDICDMPPEQELEFAIDLVPGTRPMS, encoded by the coding sequence ATGATTGTTATGATTGATATTGGTGCAAAACATTTGTTTGTATCTCTTGATTGTGTCAACAAGTTGAATCTTGAAGTGTCTTATATGATTGAAAATATGGTCATTGATACCCCAATAAATGGTTCGGTAACTACTTCATTggtgtgtttgaattgtcctttgacCATTTATAGTAAAGACTTTGGAGTTGACTTGATTTGTTTGCCTTTGAGTGAACTTTATGTGATTTTGGGGATGAACTGGCTAGAGTTCAATCGTgtttatatcaattgttttgacAAGACTATGTTGTTTCCCGAACTCGAACAGAGTACATATTCGAGATTCATGTCCGCCCGTCAGGCTGAGATGTCTTTGAGGGAGTATGATCAAGTGCTCGTGATTTTTGCTTCTTTGAGAATTGAGAGTAATATTCTGGCTAGTGTTATGCCTATGGTGTGTGAGTTTCCAGATGTTTTTCCTGAGGATATTTGTGACATGCCACCGGAGCAAGAACTTGAGTTCGCCATagatttagtacctggtactagacctATGTCATGA